A single region of the Sorghum bicolor cultivar BTx623 chromosome 7, Sorghum_bicolor_NCBIv3, whole genome shotgun sequence genome encodes:
- the LOC8067046 gene encoding dicarboxylate transporter 2.1, chloroplastic yields the protein MKSSHPTVATGDIEIGTTTTTTAETVVVVEADPPGCPASSATPSPKPAPAPAPAASGGAKPLPLFISLALGLAVRFLVPRPAQVTSQAWQLLSIFLSTIAGLVLAPLPVGAWAFLGLTVTVATRTLSFAAAFGAFTNEVIWLIVISFFFARGFVKTGLGDRVATYFVKWLGRSTLGLSYGLVISEAVISPAMPSTTARAGGVFLPIIKSLSLSSGSKPNDPSAKKLGSYLVQSQLQAAANSSALFLTAAAQNLLCLKLAEEIGVNIGNYWFTWFKVASVPALLGILVTPYLIYKIFPPEIKDTPEAPALAAEKLKNMGPVTKNEWAMIATMLLAVSLWIFGQTIGVSSVVASMIGLSILLLLGVLNWEDCLNEKSAWDTLAWFAILVGLAGQLTKLGIVSWISSSVAKILRSFSLSWPAAFGVLQASFFFIHYIFASQTAHVGALYSAFLAMHLAADVPAVMSTLALAYNANLFGSLTHYSSGQSAVYFGAGYVGLGDVFKLGFITAVINAVIWGAAGALWWKLLGLY from the exons ATGAAGAGTAGTCATCCCACCGTCGCGACAGGAGACATAGAGAtagggacgacgacgacgacgaccgctGAGACGGTCGTGGTCGTGGAAGCAGATCCTCCTGGCTGCCCCGCTTCCTCGGCAACCCCGAGCCCtaagccggcgccggcgccggcaccgGCGGCATCGGGTGGTGCTAAGCCGCTGCCCCTCTTTATCTCGCTTGCCCTCGGCCTCGCCGTCCGCTTCCTCGTGCCGCGGCCGGCCCAGGTAACCTCGCAGGCTTGGCAGCTCCTCTCCATCTTCCTCTCCACCATCGCGGGGCTCGTCCTCGCCCCGCTCCCCGTCGGTGCGTGGGCGTTCCTCGGCCTCACCGTCACCGTCGCCACGCGCACGCTCTCCTTCGCCGCCGCGTTCGGGGCCTTCACTAACGAGGTCATCTGGCTTATCGTCATCTCCTTCTTCTTCGCGCGCGGCTTCGTCAAGACCGGCCTCGGCGACCGCGTCGCCACCTACTTCGTCAAATGGCTGGGGCGCAGCACTTTGGGCCTATCCTATGGCCTTGTCATCAGCGAGGCTGTCATCTCGCCTGCCATGCCCAGCACCACGGCCAGGGCAGGAGGGGTTTTCCTTCCCATCATCAAGTCGCTCTCGCTCTCGTCGGGAAGCAAGCCCAACGacccctcggcaaagaaactcGGCTCTTATCTTGTGCAGTCGCAGCTACAG GCAGCTGCCAACTCCAGTGCTCTCTTCTTGACAGCGGCTGCACAGAACCTGTTGTGTCTGAAGTTAGCAGAGGAGATTGGTGTTAATATCGGAAACTATTGGTTTACTTGGTTCAAGGTTGCTAGCGTGCCAGCACTTCTTGGGATTTTAGTGACTCCTTATTTGATTTACAAAATATTCCCCCCTGAAATAAAGGACACTCCTGAAGCCCCAGCGTTAGCTGCCGAGAAGCTAAAGAACATGGGTCCAGTAACAAAAAATGAATGGGCTATGATTGCAACGATGCTTCTTGCAGTCTCATTATGGATTTTTGG GCAAACTATTGGCGTATCCAGCGTTGTTGCTTCAATGATTGGACTCTCAATACTTCTTCTGCTTGGAGTGCTGAACTGGGAGGATTGTTTGAATGAGAAGTCTGCATGGGACACCCTAGCTTGGTTTGCTATTTTAGTTGGTTTGGCTGGTCAGCTTACTAAGCTCGGTATTGTGTCCTGGATATCGAGTAGTGTTGCCAAGATTCTTCGATCTTTCTCATTGAGCTGGCCTGCAGCATTTGGTGTTCTTCAGGCCTCATTCTTCTTTATTCACTATATATTTGCAAGCCAAACTGCACATGTTGGAGCTTTATACTCGGCATTTCTTGCCATGCATTTAGCAGCTGATGTGCCAGCTGTAATGTCAACACTTGCTTTGGCATATAATGCAAACCTCTTTGGATCACTGACACATTATAGTAGCGGGCAATCTGCAGTATACTTTGGAG CGGGGTACGTTGGCCTTGGAGATGTATTCAAGCTGGGTTTTATAACAGCCGTCATCAATGCTGTAATTTGGGGAGCTGCTGGTGCATTATGGTGGAAATTGTTGGGTCTTTATTGA
- the LOC8055384 gene encoding dicarboxylate transporter 2.1, chloroplastic has translation MASLRLAVTHCPALPLPTPHSHLRRRQLQLHPYPNPLSLSPRISSHLSPIPRRHLPPLFASASASQAETKPPPPPTEASGGAKPLPLLISLAAGLAVRFLVPRPAEVTPEAWQLLSIFLSTIAGLVLGPLPVGAWAFLGLTATVATRTLPFTAAFGAFTNEVIWLIVISFFFARGFVKTGLGDRVATYFVKWLGRSTLGLSYGLAISEAFISPAMPSTTARAGGVFLPIVKSLSLSSGSKPNDPSAKKLGSYLVQSQLQAAANSSALFLTAAAQNLLCLKLAEEIGVNIGNPWITWFKVASVPALLGLLVTPYLIYKIFPPEIKDTPEAPALAAEKLKLMGPVTKNEWVMIATMLLAVSLWIFGEAIGVSSVVAAMIGLSILLLLGVLNWEDCLNEKSAWDTLAWFAILVGLAGQLTNLGIVSWMSNCVAKVLQSFSLSWPAAFGVLQASYFLIHYIFASQTAHVGALYSAFLAMHLAAGVPAVMSALALAYNANLFGALTHYSSGQSAVYFGAGYVDLPDVFKLGFITAALNAVVWGVAGAFWWKFLGLY, from the exons atgGCGAGCCTCCGGCTCGCCGTCACCCACTGCCCGGCTCTTCCTCTCCCGACCCCCCATAGCCACCTTCGCCGCCGCCAACTGCAACTCCATCCCTACCCCAatcccctctccctctcaccCCGCATCTCCTCCCACCTCTCACCTATCCCTCGCCGCCACCTGCCCCCGCTCTTCGCATCCGCATCGGCCTCTCAAGCGGAAACcaagccgccgccaccgccgacgGAGGCATCGGGCGGTGCTAAGCCGCTGCCCCTCCTCATCTCGCTTGCCGCCGGCCTCGCCGTCCGCTTCCTCGTGCCGCGGCCGGCCGAGGTAACTCCGGAAGCATGGCAGCTCCTCTCCATCTTCCTCTCCACCATCGCGGGGCTCGTCCTCGGCCCGCTCCCCGTCGGTGCGTGGGCGTTCCTCGGCCTCACCGCCACCGTCGCCACGCGCACGCTCCCCTTCACCGCCGCGTTCGGGGCGTTCACTAACGAGGTCATCTGGCTCATCGTCATCTCCTTCTTCTTCGCGCGCGGCTTCGTCAAGACCGGCCTCGGCGACCGCGTCGCCACCTACTTCGTCAAATGGCTGGGGCGCAGCACTTTGGGCCTATCCTATGGGCTTGCCATCAGCGAGGCTTTCATCTCGCCTGCCATGCCTAGCACTACGGCCAGGGCAGGAGGGGTTTTCCTTCCCATCGTCAAGTCGCTGTCGCTCTCGTCGGGAAGCAAGCCCAACGACCCATCGGCGAAGAAACTTGGCTCTTATCTTGTGCAGTCGCAGCTACAG GCAGCTGCCAACTCCAGTGCTCTCTTCTTGACAGCGGCTGCACAGAACCTGTTGTGTCTGAAGTTAGCAGAGGAGATTGGTGTTAATATCGGAAACCCATGGATTACTTGGTTCAAGGTTGCTAGCGTGCCAGCACTTCTTGGGCTTTTAGTGACTCCTTATTTGATTTACAAAATATTCCCCCCAGAAATAAAGGACACTCCTGAAGCCCCAGCATTAGCTGCCGAGAAGCTAAAGTTAATGGGTCCGGTAACAAAAAATGAATGGGTCATGATTGCAACGATGCTTCTTGCAGTCTCACTATGGATTTTTGG GGAAGCTATTGGCGTATCCAGCGTTGTTGCTGCAATGATTGGACTCTCAATACTTCTTCTGCTTGGAGTGCTGAACTGGGAGGATTGTTTGAATGAGAAGTCTGCATGGGACACCCTTGCTTGGTTTGCTATTTTAGTTGGTTTGGCTGGGCAGCTTACTAACCTCGGGATTGTGTCCTGGATGTCAAATTGTGTTGCCAAGGTTCTTCAATCTTTCTCATTGAGCTGGCCTGCAGCATTTGGTGTTCTTCAGGCCTCATACTTCTTAATTCACTATATATTTGCAAGCCAAACAGCACATGTTGGAGCTTTATACTCGGCATTTCTTGCCATGCATTTAGCAGCTGGTGTGCCAGCTGTAATGTCGGCACTTGCTTTGGCATACAATGCAAACCTCTTTGGAGCACTAACACACTATAGCAGCGGGCAATCTGCAGTATACTTTGGAG CGGGGTATGTTGACCTTCCAGATGTATTCAAGCTGGGTTTTATAACAGCCGCACTCAATGCCGTAGTCTGGGGAGTTGCTGGTGCATTCTGGTGGAAATTTTTGGGTCTTTATTGA